CTCCCAAGAGATGTAGTTAGCGATGGTTATGATGCTACTCTTTATGCATTAAAATCGATATATACTAATATGAAAATTTACAAATTTACAAGTGGGTATAAAGCTTTTGATTGGATAGTTCCTGAAAGATGGATATGCAAAGAAGCATATCTTTGCAAAATGAATGGTGAACTAGTATTTTCCACTGATCAAAATCCTTTACATGTTATGCGCTATTCTTTGCCATTTGATGGTGAAGTTACTTATGAAGAATTACTTAAGCATTTGCATGTATTAGATTTAAAAAATAGTAGCAATGATGAAGTGGTATGTATTAGCAAGCCTTATGAAAGATCTTGGGGCTTGTGTTGTACAAAAAATCAAAGACAAAGTCTGAAAGAATCAAGATATAAAGTGAAAATAGATAGTTCATTTTCTTATGGAGAATTAAAAGTTGGTGAGTTAGAAATTCAAGGTCAAAGTGATGAATGTATTTTATTGTGTGCAAATCTATCAAGCCCTTATCAATTTAACAATGGTTTAAGCGGTGTGATTGCTGGTTTAAAAATAATAGAAACTTTGAGTAAGAAAAAAACATATTATTCATATAAATTAGTAATTGCTCCTGAGAGTGTTGGATTTGATTGTTATTTTAGCCGTATTGATAAAAACAAAGAAAAAATTCACTTACTTGTGCTTTTAGATAATCTGGCTAGTAAAAATCCATTAAGTATAACTACATCACATAAGATTAATCCGAGTTTAAGCTCTATTATTGAGTATATATCTATTAAAAATGATACATCTGCGTATGATTTTCAAACTTTTACAAGTGATAGCCATATGTTTAATGAATTTAAAACTCGCATGGTTTATTTTTGTAGAAAATTAAATTTTAATAATGAAAAAATTTTATGTTTAAATCATGCTAGCAGTTTTGATAATTTAGAAAATGCAAATCTATTAAACCTTGAAAAATCAATAGATCTTGTCTTGGAATTATTGCTTTTTTATGAAAATGACTTAAAAATTAAAAAACTTTTTTCTGGAAATTTATTTGCAGAAAATATTGATGAGATAGATTATAATAAAGATAAATTATTTATCAATGCTTTTAATTGCAAAGATAATGAGTTGTTAAGTCAAATTGCCAAAAAGAATAAATGCGATTTAAAAGAACTCATACGAATTGCTAAAATTTTAGAAGCTGCGCATTTGGTTGAATTAAAGAGGTGTTAATTTGGAAACAAAATATATTAGTGAATGTGAAATTAAAAAAAGATTAGATATAAATAAATGTGTAGATTCTATAGAAAATATGTATAAAGTAATGAGTACCGGAGCTTACACTATGGGTGGTTCAAATGCTAATTCACATGGTATGAGAATTAGCTTTGCACGAGATGATAAACAAAAAAATACATACATTGCAATGCCTGGATGGCTTGGTGGTGAATATAATTTAGCAGGTCTTAAATGGCATGGACCAAATTTACGCGGTGCAGTAGAGGGAACTACGACATATACGCTTATTCTAAACGAGCCTAACACAGGTTTTCCTTTAGCTATTTTACCTGCTAATGATATTACTACCTACCGCACTGCTGCGTTAAGTTTATATGCTGCAAAGTTACTTAAAAAAGATGTTTACGAGTTAGGACTCATAGGTGCTGGTCGCATACATACTGCTTTTATTCAAGGAATATTGCAAATTTATCCAAGTGTAAAAAAGATCAAAGTTAAAGGAAAGAGTGAGTTAGGAGTTGCTAAGTTAATTTCAGAATTTAAAAATGATACTAGTGTAAAATTTTTGGCGGTTGATAGTATCGAAGAAGTGGTTAAAAATAGTGATATTATTAGCATAAATCCTGGTTTTGAGTTTGATACTTTAGCTGATATGCCTATTATTCGCTCCAAATGGCTTAAAGAAAATTCACTTACAATTTGTCTTAGTTTTGTGAAATTTAGTGATGATTTTTTAATTAATGAAGCTATTAAAATAGCGGATAATTATGCAATGTATGAAAGTTATCTAGAAGAATTTGGATATCCGGTTTATCCAAAATTTTCTAGCTTGGGTAGTAGATTTATAGATTTGGTTAAAGAAAAGCGTTGTGCTAAAGATGAGATAATTGATATATTTGATATCTTAGCTGGTCGAAAAAAGGAATTATTACAGACTAATAAACCTATGGTTTTTTCAAGCGGTGGAATGATTTGTGAGGATATTGCTGTTGCATATGATTTGCTAAAATGCGATATGGTTAGAAAATGATAATTTTATTTTAAAAGTTAATTATATTTAGGAGAAGATGATGAATGATATTTTGGAAATTTTACAAAGCATTAAACCTGGAATAAACTTTGAAGAAAATCAAAGTTTAGTTAGTGATGGGATTATTAGTAGTTTTGATATATTGCAAATTATAATGGAGTTAGAGGCTAAATTTGACATAGAAATCAAACCTCAATATATTGAATCATCAAATTTTAACTCAATATCTGCAATAATGGCAATGGTAGAGCATATTAAGAATGATAAATAATGTAGTTTGGTATTTAGAAAATTCTGCAAAATTACATCCTGAGAAAATAGCTTTTTTTACTCAAAATGATAGTATAAGCTATGCTGATCTTTTGGATAAATCTAAGCGTATAGCGAGTTTTTTGCTTCATCATGAAACTAAAGCAAATTCTATTGTAGCTATTTATATGAATAAGAATATTGATTGTATTGCTATGATATTTGGTTGTGCGATGGCAAGGGTTGCTTATGCCTTTATAGATACTGACCATCCTAAAAATCGTATAGAAAAAATGCTTGAAATTATTGAACCTAAATTTATTTTTACTAATACTACGCTTTTTGATGGTATTTCAAAGATTACAAATAGAGAAATTGTTGATATCGTTAAGGTATTAAATTATGAAATCCAAAATGATGTTTTGGAGAAAATACAAAGTCAGTATTTATCTTGTGATATCCTTAATATAGTATTTACTAGTGGTAGTACAGGTTTGCCAAAAGCCGTGGTTAAAACTCATTCTAATGTACTTTATTTTGTCCCTGTGTTTGTTGATGAATTTAAATTTTCAAGCGATGATATATTTGCAAATCAAGCTCCACTTGATTTTGATGTAAGCTCAAAAGATATCTATAGCGCAGTATATCTTGGAGCTAGTGTTTTTTTAATAGATAAATATCTTTTTACATCTCCTGTAAAATTAGTAGAGTTGTTAATACAATATAAAATAAGTATATTAATTTGGGCTGTAAGTGCTTTAACATTGCTTTCATCATTTAGAGTTTTTAAGTATTGCACTCCCATAGGTATAAAAAAAGTTCTTTTTAGTGGTGAAGTTATGCCATTAAATCAGCTAGATATATGGCAAAAAAACCTACCTAAAACTGAATTTGTAAATTTGTATGGACCAAGTGAAATTCTTGGAAATTGCACTTTTTATGAGCTAAAAAAAGATTATTATAAAAAAGAAAAAAATACTCCCATTGGAAACGCTTTTAGCGGACAAAAAGTTTTTTTATTAGCTTTTGATGATGATGGCAAGCCATATGAAGTAAAGAAAAAAGATGAAATAGGTGAAATTTGTGTTAGCGGGCCAAATGTTGCACTTGGATATTATAAAGACTTCAAACGCACCAATGAAGTCTTTATACAAAATCCTTTAAATTTAAAATATTATGAGAGAATTTATAAAACTGGTGATATGGGAAAATACAACGAACAAGGAGAATTAGTATTTCAAGGGCGCAATGACTTTCAAATTAAACATTTAGGACGCCGGATAGAACTTGGAGATATAGAGATTGCGACTATGGATATAAAAGGTATTGAACTAGCCTGTGCTATTTATGAGCGTGAGAAAATATATTTATTTTATAGCGGGGTGCTTAGTGTTGATGATTTGATGCAATATCTTAAAAATCAATTAATCTCATATATGCTTCCATCAGTATTTTTTAAACTAGAAAATTTACCACTGAATAAAAATGGAAAAATTGATAGAGCTAAATTAAGGGAGATGATATATGAAAAATGAAGAATTGTTAAATATTGCTAAAAAACATGGCACTCCAAGTTTTTTATTTGATATTCAAGCTCTTTTAAGTCGTATCAAAGCTATGAAAGATATTTTAGATAATAAATACGAACTATGCTTTGCAATGAAGGCAAATCCATTTTTGACTACTTATATGTCAAAAAATATTGAGAAAATAGAAGTTTGTTCTCCAGGAGAATTACAAATTTGTATAAAATTAAATATTCTAGCATCGCAAATTATATATTCTGGTGTTGTAAAAGGATATGATGATATAGTACTTGCATTAAAATATGGTGTAAAAACTTTTACTGCAGAATCTTTAAGTCAACTAGAACTCATAAATAAATGTACTCTAGATCTTGATATTAAAATTTGTATATTGTTAAGACTTTCAGCTGGATCGCAATTTGGTATGAGTAAAAAGGATATTATAAAAGCCATAAATATACTATATAAATATAAAAATATTAAGTTTAGTGGTTTGCATTATTATGCTGGTACACAGCGTAAAAAAATAGATTTACAATTAAAAGATCTGAATTTGTTATTAGATTTAAAAAATGAAATTACAAGTATTATAAAAATGGATGAGTTTATCATTGAGTATGCTCCAGGACTTAGTGTGAATATGTTTGAAGATGATGATTTTAGTGATACTTTAAAGCCGCTAAGTATTTTAAAAACCAAACTTGATGAATTAAATCTTGATAGAGTTAAAATGCGTATTGAGCTAGGTAGATTTATGGTTCAATATTGTGGATACTACTTAGCTAATATTTTGGATGTAAAAAATACAGGAGAATGCGATTATTGTTTGCTTGATGGTGGGATAAATCATGTTAATTATTATGGTTCTATTATGGGAATGAAAATTCCTATTATGCGTCATATATCGATAAATAGTAATGCTTATAAACAAGAAAAGGATTATTGTATTTGCGGTGCTCTTTGTACAAGTGGAGATGTGTTAGTTAGAAGAAAACAGCTTGATAATCCTCAAATAGGCGATTTGATTGTTTTTGAAAATATTGGTGCTTATAGTGTTACAGAGGGTATATATTTGTTTTTAAGTCGTGCATTGCCAAAAGTTTTGTTGCTTGATAACAAAAATATACTAGTAGCTAGAGATTTTAAAGAAATTTTTGAATTAAATTTTTAATTTTTATTATAAAAATCATCTAGTTCTTGAAGTTCATTTTCACTAAAACCAGCTTGGATTCTAGCATCTTTGTTATATATTTTTCCTAAAAGATTAAATTCTTTATATTTTTTGCAAAGTTTTAAATAATTATCTTTTTCATCTTTTGCATAATTCCACCAAAAATTACCTTTACTTACATGTTTTATTTCATCATTTAATATTACATTAAAAATTTCTTTAAATAAACTTTTTATAGGATGATTAGTTGTGTTTAATTTTTCTAAAACAAAAGGATTAGCATCAAGTCCTTTTGCTTCAAGTCCTCTATGAACTATACCCATTCTATGAGCAAGATTATCTTTAGTTAAAAATAAGGCTTTTTCAAGGTTATCATGAGCGTAAAAATCTCCGTATTTAAAACCTAATTCGTTTAAGGCTTTTTCTAAAAGTAAAAAATGTTTAATTTCTTCATCGGCTACTTCAAGCCAATCTTGATAAAACTGCAAGGGTAAATTTTTAAACCTATAGCTAGCATCTAGGGCTAAATTTATAGCACTATATTCTATATGAGCAACAGAATGTAGAATTTTTGCTAAAGATAAAACACTATTTGCTTCTTTTGGACGCCTTATTTTCATAGGATGAAGAATTTTAACTTGTGAATTTTCTTTAATGATAGCTTTGTGAGAATGATCAAATTCAAATAAATTAAGTTTAAAATTCTCATAAAAAATTTCAAATTTTTGAATTTTTTGAAAAATATCTTTATTATATAAAATACTTTCTAAATCTATAAAGAAATTTCTTTTCATTTTTACCTCTGTTAAATATTATATAAGAATAAAAAGTATAATATAAAAATTTTGAAAAAATCTAAAAGGATTTGCTAAAAATATGTTCAATGTC
The genomic region above belongs to Campylobacter peloridis LMG 23910 and contains:
- a CDS encoding DUF4910 domain-containing protein encodes the protein MYTKSDFVNAIHSVDINAGDLVMVHCGLDRLGVIMEGVKSSDELSASIMDSLMEIIADGTLVVPTFTYSFGNNEIFDPKTTPCPTMGQFSEYFWKQNGVYRSLDPFLSVAAKGSQAETITKIYANTSFGKNSFFDRFTRMGGKILCIGVELRWATILHSYEEEFKVPHRYKKFFIGDIKDKDRIQRISWIYNVRPLCSNAYPTFKKIMEKCIEAGLVKSAPLGKGFVSSVKAQIYKEFAFKQFSKDPWITAVGPECDLIEKEKERTGFQDYDISLKDTNILSLAKNLYNLPRDVVSDGYDATLYALKSIYTNMKIYKFTSGYKAFDWIVPERWICKEAYLCKMNGELVFSTDQNPLHVMRYSLPFDGEVTYEELLKHLHVLDLKNSSNDEVVCISKPYERSWGLCCTKNQRQSLKESRYKVKIDSSFSYGELKVGELEIQGQSDECILLCANLSSPYQFNNGLSGVIAGLKIIETLSKKKTYYSYKLVIAPESVGFDCYFSRIDKNKEKIHLLVLLDNLASKNPLSITTSHKINPSLSSIIEYISIKNDTSAYDFQTFTSDSHMFNEFKTRMVYFCRKLNFNNEKILCLNHASSFDNLENANLLNLEKSIDLVLELLLFYENDLKIKKLFSGNLFAENIDEIDYNKDKLFINAFNCKDNELLSQIAKKNKCDLKELIRIAKILEAAHLVELKRC
- a CDS encoding ornithine cyclodeaminase — its product is METKYISECEIKKRLDINKCVDSIENMYKVMSTGAYTMGGSNANSHGMRISFARDDKQKNTYIAMPGWLGGEYNLAGLKWHGPNLRGAVEGTTTYTLILNEPNTGFPLAILPANDITTYRTAALSLYAAKLLKKDVYELGLIGAGRIHTAFIQGILQIYPSVKKIKVKGKSELGVAKLISEFKNDTSVKFLAVDSIEEVVKNSDIISINPGFEFDTLADMPIIRSKWLKENSLTICLSFVKFSDDFLINEAIKIADNYAMYESYLEEFGYPVYPKFSSLGSRFIDLVKEKRCAKDEIIDIFDILAGRKKELLQTNKPMVFSSGGMICEDIAVAYDLLKCDMVRK
- a CDS encoding acyl carrier protein gives rise to the protein MNDILEILQSIKPGINFEENQSLVSDGIISSFDILQIIMELEAKFDIEIKPQYIESSNFNSISAIMAMVEHIKNDK
- a CDS encoding AMP-binding protein codes for the protein MINNVVWYLENSAKLHPEKIAFFTQNDSISYADLLDKSKRIASFLLHHETKANSIVAIYMNKNIDCIAMIFGCAMARVAYAFIDTDHPKNRIEKMLEIIEPKFIFTNTTLFDGISKITNREIVDIVKVLNYEIQNDVLEKIQSQYLSCDILNIVFTSGSTGLPKAVVKTHSNVLYFVPVFVDEFKFSSDDIFANQAPLDFDVSSKDIYSAVYLGASVFLIDKYLFTSPVKLVELLIQYKISILIWAVSALTLLSSFRVFKYCTPIGIKKVLFSGEVMPLNQLDIWQKNLPKTEFVNLYGPSEILGNCTFYELKKDYYKKEKNTPIGNAFSGQKVFLLAFDDDGKPYEVKKKDEIGEICVSGPNVALGYYKDFKRTNEVFIQNPLNLKYYERIYKTGDMGKYNEQGELVFQGRNDFQIKHLGRRIELGDIEIATMDIKGIELACAIYEREKIYLFYSGVLSVDDLMQYLKNQLISYMLPSVFFKLENLPLNKNGKIDRAKLREMIYEK
- a CDS encoding ornithine/diaminopimelate decarboxylase, with product MKNEELLNIAKKHGTPSFLFDIQALLSRIKAMKDILDNKYELCFAMKANPFLTTYMSKNIEKIEVCSPGELQICIKLNILASQIIYSGVVKGYDDIVLALKYGVKTFTAESLSQLELINKCTLDLDIKICILLRLSAGSQFGMSKKDIIKAINILYKYKNIKFSGLHYYAGTQRKKIDLQLKDLNLLLDLKNEITSIIKMDEFIIEYAPGLSVNMFEDDDFSDTLKPLSILKTKLDELNLDRVKMRIELGRFMVQYCGYYLANILDVKNTGECDYCLLDGGINHVNYYGSIMGMKIPIMRHISINSNAYKQEKDYCICGALCTSGDVLVRRKQLDNPQIGDLIVFENIGAYSVTEGIYLFLSRALPKVLLLDNKNILVARDFKEIFELNF
- a CDS encoding ferritin-like domain-containing protein gives rise to the protein MKRNFFIDLESILYNKDIFQKIQKFEIFYENFKLNLFEFDHSHKAIIKENSQVKILHPMKIRRPKEANSVLSLAKILHSVAHIEYSAINLALDASYRFKNLPLQFYQDWLEVADEEIKHFLLLEKALNELGFKYGDFYAHDNLEKALFLTKDNLAHRMGIVHRGLEAKGLDANPFVLEKLNTTNHPIKSLFKEIFNVILNDEIKHVSKGNFWWNYAKDEKDNYLKLCKKYKEFNLLGKIYNKDARIQAGFSENELQELDDFYNKN